One Parasphingorhabdus cellanae genomic region harbors:
- the ribD gene encoding bifunctional diaminohydroxyphosphoribosylaminopyrimidine deaminase/5-amino-6-(5-phosphoribosylamino)uracil reductase RibD, producing the protein MLADNDDARFMAAAIALSERGRGRTGDNPNVGCIIVKDGIIVGRGWTQPGGRPHAEAMALEQAGKATKGADIYCTMEPCAHESKRGPTCVDLVKEAAPARVIVATLDIDERTRRQGIDRLGESGISVSVGVLEQQAHRAMAGFFTRMEKGRPHVTLKLAMSLDGCIAMADGTSKWITGKRARAHAHLERARCDAILVGAGTVVADNPGLDVRLTGLEGRSPQPVVLGKAEVADHWTEISEPEAIAELDQTSWLLVEGGAATAASFLKADLVDRLLLYRAPIMIGGGLQAIGDIGLGSLDVAHGQWVRLDRRDLGQDMLELYERAA; encoded by the coding sequence GCTGCAGCCATAGCATTGTCCGAACGCGGCCGCGGCCGTACGGGCGATAACCCCAATGTCGGTTGTATCATTGTTAAAGACGGTATCATTGTCGGTCGTGGTTGGACCCAGCCCGGCGGGCGGCCTCACGCCGAAGCTATGGCTTTGGAGCAAGCGGGCAAGGCCACGAAGGGCGCCGACATATACTGCACGATGGAGCCATGTGCACATGAGAGCAAGCGCGGGCCGACTTGTGTCGATCTGGTCAAAGAAGCCGCACCTGCGCGGGTCATTGTTGCGACTCTCGATATTGACGAGCGTACGCGGCGACAAGGTATTGACCGGCTTGGCGAATCCGGGATTTCGGTATCAGTCGGAGTATTGGAACAGCAAGCGCACCGCGCGATGGCAGGTTTTTTCACACGGATGGAAAAAGGGCGTCCCCATGTGACCCTAAAACTCGCGATGTCACTGGATGGTTGCATCGCCATGGCTGACGGCACTAGCAAATGGATTACCGGTAAACGGGCGAGAGCCCATGCCCATCTTGAACGGGCGCGTTGTGATGCTATCTTGGTTGGTGCAGGTACGGTAGTGGCCGATAATCCCGGACTCGACGTTCGCCTGACCGGGCTGGAGGGCCGATCACCCCAACCGGTGGTCCTCGGCAAAGCAGAGGTTGCAGACCATTGGACCGAAATTTCGGAACCGGAAGCCATTGCGGAGCTGGACCAGACAAGCTGGCTGTTAGTCGAAGGTGGCGCTGCGACTGCGGCGTCCTTTCTGAAGGCTGACCTCGTCGACCGGCTACTACTCTATCGCGCGCCAATTATGATCGGCGGCGGCCTACAAGCTATTGGCGATATTGGACTCGGCAGTCTTGACGTCGCCCATGGTCAATGGGTTCGGCTTGATCGCCGTGATCTGGGGCAGGATATGCTTGAGTTATATGAACGCGCCGCCTAG
- a CDS encoding tyrosine-type recombinase/integrase, protein MGKLTATKIRKLKERGNYGDGDGLFLRIGDSGKGYWVIRCQINGRRRDIGLGSLSLMSLAEAREAAYLIRKDIHNGLDPIAERKKAKLVIPTFRDAAKQVHAERRVAWKSGKHQKQWMTTIEKHVFPKIGDRLVNDIEGPVIRDVLVPIWLTKPETARRVKQRIGVVLDWAYSNGLRASEAPLRSVGRGLPKQPKKDNHFAAMPYEEVPEFLKYLHTKENVSRLALEFLILTATRSGEVRGATMNEIDSCNHLWTIPADRMKMGKAHTIPLTASALDVLERVRPYFAPVSNLIFPGKNVKRPLSNMTLIKVLRVAELPYTVHGFRSSFRDWVAEQTSYPGEVAEAALAHSIANKVEAAYRRTDYLEKRRPLMQDWERFCIAG, encoded by the coding sequence ATGGGAAAGCTGACTGCAACAAAAATTCGTAAGCTCAAAGAACGCGGAAATTATGGCGATGGCGACGGATTGTTTCTGAGAATAGGGGATTCGGGTAAAGGCTATTGGGTTATTCGCTGCCAGATTAATGGACGACGGCGTGATATTGGCCTTGGTTCACTCAGTCTTATGTCATTGGCCGAAGCTCGTGAAGCAGCCTATCTGATCCGTAAAGACATCCACAACGGCCTTGATCCGATTGCCGAGCGCAAAAAAGCGAAGCTTGTCATTCCGACCTTTAGGGACGCTGCGAAACAGGTCCATGCCGAGCGTCGTGTCGCCTGGAAGAGCGGCAAGCACCAAAAGCAATGGATGACGACGATCGAAAAGCATGTTTTTCCCAAAATCGGCGATCGGCTAGTCAATGATATTGAAGGACCGGTTATACGGGATGTACTGGTCCCGATATGGCTGACAAAACCAGAAACAGCGCGAAGGGTAAAACAGCGGATCGGAGTTGTCCTCGATTGGGCCTATTCCAATGGTTTGCGTGCTTCTGAAGCACCTCTCCGTTCGGTAGGGCGCGGTTTGCCCAAACAACCGAAGAAGGATAACCATTTTGCTGCAATGCCTTATGAGGAAGTGCCAGAGTTTCTAAAATATCTGCATACCAAGGAAAATGTGAGCCGTCTGGCGCTGGAGTTCCTGATTCTGACTGCTACCCGTTCTGGCGAAGTACGCGGCGCCACGATGAATGAGATCGACAGCTGCAACCACCTGTGGACAATCCCAGCCGACCGCATGAAAATGGGTAAAGCGCATACAATCCCGCTGACAGCGAGCGCACTAGATGTTCTGGAACGCGTTCGGCCCTATTTCGCTCCGGTTAGTAATCTGATTTTTCCAGGGAAAAATGTGAAACGACCGCTGTCCAATATGACTTTGATTAAGGTGCTGAGAGTTGCGGAACTACCGTATACTGTACACGGTTTTCGATCCTCATTCCGCGATTGGGTCGCGGAGCAAACCAGCTATCCCGGCGAGGTTGCCGAAGCAGCTCTAGCACACAGCATAGCAAACAAGGTAGAAGCAGCTTATCGCCGCACCGACTATCTCGAAAAGCGGCGGCCTTTGATGCAGGACTGGGAGCGATTTTGTATCGCTGGTTGA
- the wecC gene encoding UDP-N-acetyl-D-mannosamine dehydrogenase yields MLSDEKPSVCVLGLGYIGLPTAAIIARSGCPVLGVDVTAHVVDTINNGKIHIEEVDLDGLVQGVVSRGTLRASLQVEAADVFVIAVPTPFGDNHVPDTSYVMDAATNVAAALKAGDTIILESTSPVGTTEKMRDLIAKLRPDLKIPGLTNDIPDVAIAYCPERVLPGKILEELTNNDRCIGGITPRCARKALDFYRRFVRGGCVTTNARAAEMTKLVENSYRDVNIAFANELSIVSDEMDLDVWEVIRLANRHPRVNILQPGPGVGGHCIAVDPWFIVHGAPDHTPLIRIAREVNDGKTGHVLEQASLMIDELPSVSIACFGLAFKANIDDFRESPALKIAAKLARRYGGRVKVVEPYANELPAAFEGTGAELVDIDEALESCPVMITLTDHDMFKSIPLDERADKVVYDTRGIWPDQPNNLKASSDLRLAS; encoded by the coding sequence ATGCTTTCCGACGAGAAACCTTCCGTCTGCGTCCTGGGTCTTGGTTATATTGGCCTGCCGACCGCCGCCATCATCGCGCGTTCAGGATGCCCGGTCCTTGGCGTGGATGTGACGGCTCATGTCGTTGACACGATCAATAATGGCAAAATCCATATCGAAGAAGTGGACCTCGATGGCCTGGTGCAAGGCGTGGTGTCTCGCGGTACCTTGCGGGCTTCGTTGCAGGTTGAGGCCGCCGACGTTTTTGTTATCGCGGTTCCGACGCCTTTTGGCGATAATCATGTGCCGGATACGAGCTATGTGATGGACGCTGCCACCAATGTCGCGGCGGCTTTAAAAGCTGGTGATACGATCATATTGGAATCCACATCTCCTGTCGGAACGACCGAAAAGATGCGGGATTTGATCGCGAAGCTCCGTCCTGATCTCAAGATACCAGGCTTGACCAATGACATACCGGATGTTGCGATTGCTTATTGTCCGGAACGGGTTTTGCCCGGCAAGATACTTGAGGAGTTGACCAATAATGATCGCTGCATTGGCGGCATCACGCCGCGCTGTGCCCGAAAGGCTCTGGATTTTTATCGCCGCTTTGTCCGCGGAGGATGCGTCACCACAAACGCGCGAGCCGCGGAAATGACAAAGCTGGTCGAAAACAGTTACCGCGATGTGAATATCGCCTTTGCCAACGAGCTTTCCATTGTGTCTGATGAGATGGATTTGGATGTCTGGGAGGTTATCCGCCTCGCCAATCGCCATCCGCGCGTGAACATATTGCAGCCTGGCCCCGGCGTGGGCGGGCATTGTATCGCTGTTGACCCTTGGTTCATCGTCCACGGTGCACCAGATCATACGCCGCTTATCCGCATCGCCCGCGAGGTGAATGATGGCAAAACTGGCCACGTTCTGGAGCAGGCATCCTTGATGATTGACGAATTGCCCAGCGTCTCAATCGCCTGTTTCGGATTGGCATTCAAAGCCAATATCGATGATTTTCGGGAAAGCCCCGCCCTAAAGATCGCAGCCAAGCTGGCGCGGCGCTATGGCGGACGGGTCAAGGTAGTAGAGCCTTATGCTAACGAACTACCCGCTGCATTTGAAGGTACGGGAGCAGAGTTGGTAGATATTGACGAGGCTCTAGAAAGCTGTCCCGTGATGATCACGCTAACCGATCATGATATGTTCAAATCAATTCCGCTGGACGAGCGGGCCGATAAAGTCGTTTACGACACGCGCGGCATCTGGCCAGACCAGCCGAATAATCTGAAGGCCAGCAGCGATCTTCGGCTTGCCAGCTAA
- a CDS encoding riboflavin synthase: MFTGIVSDIGTISKVEERGDLRLVISCHYDMSGVDIGASIACSGACLTVVDKGSNWFAVDVSAESISKTAESMWAEGRKLNLERALKVGDELGGHIVTGHVDAVGDVVSVETEGDSHPIRIHAPKEIAAYLAPKGSITVDGISLTVNMVDDQPDGSTIFGLNIIPHTASVTTFADLKTGDQVNLEIDILARYLSRMEKLRAVTA, from the coding sequence ATGTTTACAGGCATAGTTTCCGATATCGGCACGATCTCCAAGGTGGAAGAACGCGGTGACCTGCGGCTGGTGATATCCTGCCACTACGACATGAGCGGCGTTGATATTGGCGCTTCCATTGCCTGTTCCGGGGCTTGTTTGACAGTCGTAGACAAGGGATCGAACTGGTTCGCCGTGGATGTTTCGGCTGAGAGTATATCGAAAACCGCGGAATCCATGTGGGCGGAAGGGCGGAAGCTGAATCTCGAACGCGCATTAAAAGTGGGCGACGAACTGGGTGGCCATATTGTGACCGGACATGTTGACGCCGTAGGTGATGTGGTTTCGGTGGAAACAGAAGGCGATTCACATCCGATCCGTATTCACGCGCCTAAGGAAATCGCGGCCTATCTCGCGCCAAAGGGCTCGATTACAGTTGATGGCATATCTCTGACCGTGAATATGGTTGACGACCAGCCGGATGGCAGCACGATTTTCGGCCTGAACATCATACCGCATACAGCGAGCGTGACGACTTTCGCCGACCTGAAAACCGGCGACCAGGTCAATCTGGAGATTGATATATTGGCGCGCTATCTCTCCCGGATGGAGAAATTACGCGCCGTTACCGCCTGA
- a CDS encoding DUF1134 domain-containing protein: protein MKKNTRETLGKRLLGLFAVAALSCAPAMSPAFAQVQTIDPNDAIDADLDNPDYDGNFEAPVSEQDTTVTSDVDGDIDSDLDQSGTIDDGTNYDDPANQNSYDQNNTDQNGNAIANVDQATTYQDDDLIGAAEGVFGKGAKGLAGVIEDILKKQGRPNAYIAGREASGAFVVGLRYGSGKLHHKIEGEKPVYWTGPSIGFDIGGNAANSFVLVYNLYDTEDLYQRFPAGEGAAYFVGGFHVSYLRSGDKVLIPVRLGAGLRLGANVGYMKFSKKQKWLPF, encoded by the coding sequence GTGAAAAAAAATACCCGCGAGACTCTCGGTAAGAGATTGCTTGGCCTTTTTGCTGTCGCCGCGCTTTCCTGCGCACCGGCCATGTCTCCCGCTTTTGCGCAGGTCCAGACGATTGATCCCAATGACGCCATAGATGCTGATCTCGACAATCCCGATTATGACGGGAATTTTGAAGCGCCGGTGTCCGAGCAAGACACTACCGTGACCAGTGATGTAGACGGTGATATTGATAGCGATCTGGACCAATCCGGGACGATTGACGACGGCACGAATTACGACGATCCTGCAAACCAAAACAGCTATGATCAAAATAATACTGATCAAAATGGCAATGCGATTGCCAATGTGGATCAAGCGACCACTTACCAGGATGATGATTTGATCGGCGCAGCCGAAGGCGTGTTTGGCAAAGGTGCCAAGGGTCTTGCTGGTGTTATTGAGGATATTCTGAAAAAACAGGGCCGCCCCAATGCTTATATCGCAGGGCGTGAGGCATCTGGTGCCTTTGTGGTTGGTCTGCGCTATGGGTCTGGCAAATTGCATCATAAAATTGAAGGCGAAAAACCGGTTTACTGGACCGGGCCATCCATCGGCTTCGATATCGGGGGCAATGCAGCGAACAGCTTCGTGCTCGTTTACAATCTCTATGACACCGAAGATCTCTATCAGCGCTTTCCTGCGGGGGAGGGCGCGGCCTATTTTGTTGGCGGCTTTCACGTGAGCTATTTACGCAGCGGCGACAAAGTGTTGATCCCGGTGCGACTGGGTGCAGGGCTAAGGCTAGGCGCGAATGTGGGCTATATGAAGTTCAGCAAAAAGCAGAAATGGCTGCCCTTCTAA